The DNA window CTGCTTATTTTAGATTTGTTCCCCTAAATAATCTTAAAATATACAAGATACTTTAAAATATTTGAAGTCTTTTTTTATCAAAAACCTGCCAGATTTTTTGTCGTTTTAAACAAAAATTCCGTTTTTATAATAATTATTTGATAAGTGTTATATGTGGATAAAGAATATCAAATATTATGAATATTTTATTAATTTAATAAAATTTTTTAGGAGGATACCGCCATCATGAATATCAACAGTAATTGTAAAGTACCGACTAATTTGGTTCTGTTGCTCATTGGAATTACACTTATTTTTTCATTTGGAGTTAGTTCTGTATCCGCAGCTAACCCTTCATCCATTTATGTAAGCACTCATGGTAACAACAGTTGGGATGGTCAAAGTGCCACTTATAACAGCACTACAAAAAGCGGACCCAAATCCACCATATTAAATGCCACTGGAACAGTGAAATCTGGAGGAACAGTGTACATTGGAAATGGAATTTACAAGGAGCACGGCATCACAATTAAATCCAATATGAAAATTCTGGGTAAATCGTACCAAAAAACCCAGATCAATGCTGAAGGTCTTGGAAATATTTTTATCATACCTCAAGGTGTGGATCTGAGCATAATTAACATAACATTTATAAATGGAAAAGCCTTTAGTGGAGGGGCCATTGAAAATAATGGAACTCTGAAACTGAGTGACTGTAAATTTGAAAATAACGGTGCAATATCAGTTGGGGGAGCCATAAAAAATAATGGTAACTTAAAGGTTGAAAAAACCCTATTCACCAACAACACCGCCATGGGCGGAGGCGCAATAGATAACTATGGAACATTAACCATAAATAACAGTGTATTTAACTACAACACCGCACCAAACGGAGTTGGTGGTGCATTGACTAACTACAATGAATTAACACTGACCAACAACAGTTTTAACCACAACACAGCATGGTTCTTTGGTGGGGCAATATACAACTCAAAAATTTTGAAAATAAACAGAAACAGCTTCACAGAAAATGAAGCAACCAACAATGGTGGAGCAATATATAACCATTTAACAGGAGTAATAAACATTAACAACTCCCAATTCAACCATAACCAAGCAACTGACAGTGGAGGGGCAGTTTTTAACACTGGAAATTCAACTATTTCAAACACCAGCTTCACCAACAACTTTGCTCTGGATGATGGAGGAAGCTTATACAACCAGAACAGGTTGACTGTTACAAACAGCTTATTCAAAAACAACTCGGTAAACAAAAGCGGCGGAGCAATATTCAACAGTGACAAGGGGACCTTAAACGTTTCTGGAAGTAAATTCACCAGCAACAATGCAAACGATACAGGGGGTGCCATCGAAAATGAGGGATATCATGGTGCATTAACAGTCACAAACAGTGATTTCACATCCAACTCAGGATCAAATGGTGGTGCTGTTTACAACGATGGAACAGCTACTTTGATAAACTCAAAATTCACAAAAAATCATTCCAACAGGGGAGGAGCTCTCAGGAATAATATGTACGGAACAGAACTTGTTCTGAACTGTATTTTTAATTCTAACTATGGAGATATGGGTGGAGCCATTTATACAAATGGTAACTTAACAGTATCTGGAAGTGAATTTAAAAACAACACATCCCCAAATGGAGGGGCCATCATCAACTATGTAGGACTCTTAACAGTAACTGGAAGCAGTTTCGTAAACAACACAGCAAACAATGGAGGCAGTATCTACAATTTCCAGGGAACTTTAAATTTAAACGGAAACAACCTCAGCTCTAACAGGGCACTTGTCAATGGAGGAGTTATTTACAATGAATATGGGAATGTAAATGCTCATTTCAACAGGATCGTGGCTAACAACGCAGCTAAAGGTAAAGCCATCTACAACAACGGTGGAAATGTTGGTGCAATTTTAAATTGGTGGGGATACAATAGCCTGGCAAATATTAAAGCACAGGTTTACAACAAGGGAAATGGAAGCATCAATTACAATCCATGGATAGTTCTATCAATTAATGCCAGTCCATCAATGGTAAAACCTGGAAAATCTTCAACAATAACTGCTGATTTACTCCATGATAATTACGGTGTTTATTATGGCTCAGGTGTAACTGTACCATACAACTATTCCGCAAATTTCATGACAACCCGGGGAAATCTTAAGAATTATAATTTCGCAAATGGAAAAACAAAAACCACACTAACCAATTTAAACAATGGTGAAATAGCCTATGTTTCTGCTAAAGTTGATAATCAAAGGGTATCAACCAGCGTGGCTGTTAACAGTTTAACTGTTAAACAATTAACAACTGCAGCAACAAGCATAAAACAGTACTACGAATTACATCATGATTTACCAGTGAACATATTGGTATCTGACCATTACATCAGCATGCCACAACTACTCTGGCTACTTACCACAGCTACACAGAATATCAAAAATGGAAATCTGAATCCAATAGTTATACCATCAACTGATTATGGCTACAAATCAGTAGCAAACTACACACCAGGCCAGATCAACAGACCCGAATACTTAGGAGTAGCAGCATCAATTCAGAAATACTTCAAAAACCATGGTACACCACCGAAGAACATTAAAACCAGTTTAGGAACAGTTTCCTTTAAAAAATTAGTATATACCTACGCTAAGATTATAAACTTCTATAAAGATCAGTCTAGGTTACCCAACTATGTGAAGCTGTAAAATATACATTCCATTCTCATTTCATTCTTCTTTATTTTTTTAGATGGGCAAATTCAAACATATCATGACTAAAAAGACCAGGTTTGGGAAATCTGTGTAAAATCAGTTTATATTCTTTTTTTAGGATTTAATCCATGGAATATAAATTAAATAAGAAAATGTGGAGATTTTAAGTTTACTTGAAATATTTTTATGGGATTAATTTAATAATCAAAGAAAAATCCCGGTATTTTGTAAGTTTTTATTGCAACCACCTGTTTATTAGGATTTTCAAGTTTCATTACAACTTTTGCACCTGTTACACCCACAAATACAAATTGTTCTAATTTGTCTTCACCAATTAATCCTGATCCATCGATGTAACTATCGTTTATCCATTTAACTTCGGAAGAGTTGAATTCTGGTACCCACATATATCCTGTTGAGGGATTGCAAACTAAATTTATCGTCAACTTATAGCAAGGAAATGCGCCTCCTTGATCTATATTTTTAGTATCGGGATTTGCTGCGGAAGATCCTGAGATCATTGCAAGACACATGAAAGCAATTAACAAACCAAAAAAATTCTTTGTATGATTCATTTATTCTACCTCCATTTTAACATTAAAAGTTATATTATTTAAGTTTATAGAATGGAATACTAAATTTGTAAAATGTAATATATAGAAGTTAATGAAAATATTTCAGTTCTAACAGTTTACATTAAAAAAAATATAAAAAAAGAAAAATTGGTGGTGGACCTATTCATCCTTCAATATTAACCTCATGTCCACTGCCAGTGCACCTTCTCCCTCATCGAATACCATGAGCGGGTTTATCTCAAACTCGTTGATCTCTGGGAAATCTGTGACGAGCTGTGATATTCTGAGAATGGTGTCTGTTATTGATGCCATGTCTGCTGCATTTTCTCCACGTGCACCTTCCAGAAGTTTATAGGATTTAACTCCCTTTATCATATTACTGGCTTCCATTTCATTTACTGGTGCAATGGCAAATTTAACATCCTTTAGTATCTCCACATATGTACCACCCAATCCAAACATGAGGGTTGGTCCAAATGTTGGGTCCTGGATCATTCCAATGATCACTTCCTTGCCCCCGGAGAGCATCTTTTGAAGTTGAACACCTTCAAGTACAGCTTCAGGTTCAAGTTTAGGTATGTTTTCCATCATGTCTTCGTAGGCTTCCCTCACATCAGCTGCACTGTAGAGGTTGAGTTTGATTCCGCCAACATCTGACTTGTGTGATATCTGTGGAGACATTATTTTCATGACCAGAGGATATCCAATTTCCTCTGCAGCCTCAACAGTTTCTTCCACTGTTTTGGTTATTGCTGTTCCAACTGTTGGTATACCATAGGCCTTTAAAAGGTCGAATGATTCTAAACCTAGGGTTGTGACACCCCTATTTCTTGCATCCGCAATTATGGCCTCGACCTTAGCTCTATCCACATCGTACTTAGGTGGTTCAGGATATTCCTGATTCTTTATGACTGTGTAGTCGTAGAGTGCCTTCATACTTGTTACAGCTGTCTTTGGATAC is part of the Methanobacterium lacus genome and encodes:
- a CDS encoding protease inhibitor I42 family protein, which produces MNHTKNFFGLLIAFMCLAMISGSSAANPDTKNIDQGGAFPCYKLTINLVCNPSTGYMWVPEFNSSEVKWINDSYIDGSGLIGEDKLEQFVFVGVTGAKVVMKLENPNKQVVAIKTYKIPGFFFDY